AGGCACCTCCAGAATGCCATGTGAGCTTTTCTTTGATTTTACCTAATTATTACTACCTCCGTCTCATTAAATGTgtcttattttgaattttcaaagtctttatttataaactttgacttcaattatatatttttgtgttatataaaacttgatgaaaattaacccgataaaaatACTTGTAAAACACCCTCAAATCATATAAttttcatcaagtattatctaacacaaacaaaattatttaaggtcaaagtttacaaataaagactttgaaaattcaaaataagacacttTTAGTGGGACAGAGGGAGTATTATTTTCTTTTCTGACTCAAATTTATGTGGTTTCAACTTTCAGCATCAAACAGAACAAATGAAATGGTACGTAGTCTCTTTTTAGTTTAGATACATGAAGttagaataaaaataataaatctgaattGTTTATGTTTttctaatatatttttaaaactttaTATTACATATACATGTGTATATTATGTACACGTATATAGGTAATATAATTAATATACACACACGTGTAAATTACAAATAAACGAATAATAAACATTACAGGAGAGAGGCGTGAGAAACTATAAACATTAcagttttctttcattttataCAATTTTTAAGATTGGAAATGtaaatgattcattttgttttgcGTGTTGTTGCAGCATATAGTGTTTTATTGTTCTGCATGAATCTCTTCCATGCATGTATAAAAAGACCTTTATATAAAAAACTAATAATATGTTGAGAACTGCGATGAGTTTCTTTGAATATGATAAATAACATGATTATATATGTAACCACCTCTATTTCCCTATCTTCTTCCCCCTACAAGTATATTATACGGCTCTCGCAGTTCTCAACAAATTATTGGTTATGAAATAAACATGCCCCCGTATATTTATGTATATTTATAATTGTACATGTAGGGAAAGAACCCTAGCAAGCTCGCCAACAAACTCTCTGCCATGTTCTCGGGTACTCAGGATAAATGTGCAGCTTGTAAAAAAACTGTATATCCACTAGAAAAGGTTTgttatttttttcttatttttctaaaaacattttcttaataaaaaaatataaaatattagaTATTAAGTAAAATGATGGATGGGTTGTAGGTAACGGTGGAGGGAGAGTTCTATCATAAGCAATGCTTCAAATGCGCTCAAGGAGGTTGCAAACTAACGCCGTCTAATTACGCGGCGTTAGAGGGAACTTTATTCTGCAAGGCGCATTTCGCTCAGTTGTTTAAAGAGAAGGGTAATTATAATCACTTTTCAAAGTCGGCATCCATGCAGAAGAACTCTGAATCTGTAGAAAAAGTAGTGGACCAAGTCATATCCGAAGAGAACGTAGCTACAGAACCATCTGGATAACTAATTTCATGATTTCTACTGGTTATGACTGATGTGAAATTTACATGTAATGTGATGTTACATAATGTATCATTCAAAAAAGTTTTATGCTTAAATAAACATATTAACCAAATTACTAGATTGAATAGTTGAATAATGATAATAACTAATtatgtaaaatgtttttgtttggtgatcaagatatatatatatatatataaaccgaTCACATAGTAATATACCACAAAACATTGCAAACCTCCAAGTCAATTTGCTGCTAAAATGATAAGAACACAAATGCTAGACAATCTACAATTTTACTAGATAATggcattttacttttttttttttattattttcaaaatggTTTTCCATAAGgttatagggtgtggtcatgatcctCATGATCATCATGACCCTCCACATCAGCGCCCTGTCACCTActtctaatccatcatccaaaaccactaccatAAGGATGTGGTCATGACTCAAACTACTATTATCttactttaatttatttttgtgaaaaggaaagaaaatattaaatatggaaagtaggctcatggtttccatggtttaatccatgggaaTCATGGTGGATGAGACAAGAGGGTGGTGTAGCAATCCATTAATGGTCCTACGTGGCGATTAATGACCCAACCATGCCcctcacaccctatagcctaagtgTTTGTGGGTGCTCTTGATTGTTTATTACGGATTTCAATCTACAGTTTTCAGACTTTTGTCCAAGTGTTTGTTTTTCCGTATTCGGATCCAAAATATTTGAAATCTTTCCATCATCATACGACTCCTTAACTCCATCAATTTTTCCGTTAAATGAGGGACATTTCcgtctttttatatatttttattaaaataaaaaaaacactacAAGAAATAAAGatcaacttctgttgactttctccCCACTCAAACCCTTTAATCATCACAAAAAAATGTCTGAAAAGACGAAAACACCCATGACTTAACGTTAAAAAATATGGAGTTAACAAGTcggataaaaatgataaggtttcaaaccttttagatccagatacggaaaaacaaacctttgaacgaaagtcgcaaaagtagttTTACAtcatggacgaaaatgacattttactcgtAAAAAGTCATAAACCCACTATCAATGTATTAAAAATCAGAAAACTACACCAAGATaagttcaaattaaaaaaaaaaaaacataaaccaaCCTTTTTTACATAATGCATTAGTTAAAACTTAAAAAGTATCATTTTTATAGATCCTTTGATTTAATAAAAGAATTGTAACATCAATATGTGATTTTTATTTTGTTATATAAACACAAAACATCAAGATATCCTGTAAATACACTCCCACCACCCCCCTCCTCACACACAGTAACACCACACAAAAACACACAGTAATATTCTGTTTTCCATAAAAGATGTGCAGCATCACTGCTACTACAAGCAATGCTTCATATTTTGGATTCTGTACCCCTTGTTATATAAACCCAAAAACCTGTAAAAATCTTACCTTTTCCCTCAAACAACAAACAAAAGTTGTAGTCTTTGCGGCTAACAATAAGCTTAGAAATTGGGACCAAATGGAGCTTAAGTTTGATAAGTTAATTCATGAAAATCCCAAACTTACCCTTGCTAAGGTCCAATCCTCTATCTTCCCTTTATATAAAGATTGAATCTTTTTAACTGATTTGAGTGATTCTTGATACTAAAGATTGAATCTTGAATGTATGTATTGAATTTCTTGGTTTATTTGATTTAGGTATTGTTGAATTTGGTATTAGGGATTCTTGAGATTGAAGATAAAGATTGTATTTGTGAAAAGAAGAAAGCTTTTTGGCATTCTTGgttgaaaatcttgaaaagataatTAGGgttgtgattatgtgtttgtgAAAAGAAAAAAGCTTTTTGGCATTCTTGATTGAATATCTTGAAAAGATAATTAGGGTTGTGATTATGTGGTTTGCATttacgccccgcttgcggtatgcgcatataatgtacggcaaaagtgaaagtgcactaattttaacgttattttactaatttcgtgaaaatcaCGTTAAAAGttgaggacggttaatcatgcatcatgtgctggcgttgatagctgaaagacaaaagagtacatgcactaatcggtctttgtcccaattgctgagtgttatgtgccttatgtccaaggcttgatgcaaaactactatcgagccgggggtctcactggaagcagcctctctattcctacggggtagaggtaaggccgtctacatcttaccctcctcagacgctacatttgctttgctattggtgggatttactgagtaggatgatgatgatgattctgtGGTTTGCATTTGTGTTGTTTGATGTGGCTGATGCTGTTGAACCCTAAAAGCAtaggtttttgatgtttttaaacTGAATCTTGGAACGATAAAGAGTCGAAAGAACTTATCTTTAACTTTTCATTGTTTAGAAAAAAATATAGTAATCGAATTGCGGATTAAGTTACTCATTGTTAATAGCATTAGCATCAATGTTGATCCACAACATCCCTCCGTTTGTCATTCGTTGAGGTGTATTTTAGATTGACTAATGGTCAAACACTTTCGTTAAACTATGTCCGGTTAAGCATTGCATAGTTATAACTTTGTTGTAATTTCGATGGTTTTTTTGTCGCTTGCTTAGATAAAAGATGGAAAATCGAACACGGAACATGACAAAGGAAAGAGACCCAAAGAACCACTTGTTAAGGCTCCGAATGTTATTCTATGGAAGTCAACTACTTTCGACGACAGTGATGTTGGGTCAAAGATGTCATCAAGTTTGTCCCTAAAACCTAATATATCTCTGCAAATGGGTAAAGAAGATGACAAGGAACGGTTTAGTCATATGGTATTGGTGAGCAATCTTGAACCGCTTATAAAAAATAATGAAGTAGAGACTGCAGTTAATATTAAAGAAAGTACACGCCAAACCGAAAAATTCGATCAAGCGTATGGAGATCACAAACGTCCAAAAAATCTCGAC
The Helianthus annuus cultivar XRQ/B chromosome 6, HanXRQr2.0-SUNRISE, whole genome shotgun sequence genome window above contains:
- the LOC110864400 gene encoding LIM domain-containing protein WLIM2b, which produces MSFSGTVQKCKACDKTVHFVEMISADGVPYHKTCFRCVQCNGKLVMSSYFQLDGTLYCKPHFDQKFKEMGGTSRMPSSNRTNEMGKNPSKLANKLSAMFSGTQDKCAACKKTVYPLEKVTVEGEFYHKQCFKCAQGGCKLTPSNYAALEGTLFCKAHFAQLFKEKGNYNHFSKSASMQKNSESVEKVVDQVISEENVATEPSG